In the genome of Telluria beijingensis, one region contains:
- the tuf gene encoding translation elongation factor EF-1 subunit alpha, with amino-acid sequence MGKEKTHINIVVIGHVDSGKSTTTGHLIYKCGGIDKRTIEKFEKEAQEMGKGSFKYAWVLDKLKAERERGITIDIALWKFETSKYYVTIIDAPGHRDFIKNMITGTSQADCAVLIVAAGTGEFEAGISKNGQTREHALLAFTLGVKQLIVGVNKMDSTEPPYSEPRFEEIKKEVSSYIKKIGYNPAAVAFVPISGWHGDNMLEPSTKMPWFKGWQVERKEGKADGKCLIEALDAILPPARPTDKPLRLPLQDVYKIGGIGTVPVGRVETGVLKPGTIVVFAPANITTEVKSVEMHHEALQEAVPGDNVGFNVKNVSVKELRRGYVAGDSKNNPPKGAADFTAQVIVLNHPGQISNGYTPVLDCHTAHIACKFAEIKEKVDRRTGKSTEVNPKSIKSGDAAIVNLVPSKPLCVESFQEFPPLGRFAVRDMRQTVAVGVIKAVNFKEAGGGKVTKAAEKATKGKK; translated from the coding sequence ATGGGCAAGGAAAAGACTCACATTAACATTGTCGTCATCGGACACGTCGACTCCGGCAAGTCCACCACCACTGGTCACTTGATCTACAAATGTGGTGGTATTGACAAACGTACCATCGAGAAGTTCGAGAAGGAGGCCCAGGAAATGGGTAAAGGATCCTTCAAATATGCTTGGGTATTGGACAAACTAAAGGCTGAGCGTGAGCGTGGTATCACAATCGATATTGCTCTCTGGAAGTTCGAAACTAGCAAGTACTATGTTACCATCATTGATGCTCCTGGACACAGAGATTTCATCAAGAACATGATCACAGGAACCTCTCAGGCTGATTGCGCTGTGCTCATCGTAGCTGCCGGTACCGGTGAATTCGAAGCTGGTATCTCTAAGAACGGTCAAACCCGTGAGCATGCCTTGCTCGCTTTCACCCTCGGTGTCAAACAGCTCATCGTAGGAGTAAACAAAATGGATTCCACTGAACCACCATACAGTGAGCCCAGATTTGAGGAAATCAAGAAGGAAGTATCCTCATACATCAAGAAGATTGGCTACAACCCAGCTGCTGTCGCTTTCGTGCCCATTTCTGGATGGCACGGAGACAACATGTTGGAGCCTTCAACCAAAATGCCTTGGTTCAAGGGATGGCAGGTGGAGCGTAAGGAAGGCAAAGCTGACGGAAAATGCCTCATTGAAGCTCTCGATGCCATCCTGCCACCTGCCCGCCCCACTGACAAGCCCCTGCGTCTTCCCCTGCAAGACGTATACAAAATCGGTGGTATTGGTACCGTGCCCGTCGGCAGAGTTGAAACTGGTGTGTTGAAACCAGGTACCATTGTTGTCTTTGCCCCCGCCAACATCACTACTGAAGTCAAGTCTGTGGAGATGCACCACGAAGCTCTCCAAGAAGCTGTACCTGGAGACAATGTAGGTTTCAACGTAAAGAACGTGTCCGTCAAGGAATTGCGTCGTGGTTATGTTGCTGGTGACTCCAAAAACAACCCACCTAAGGGTGCTGCAGATTTTACAGCTCAAGTCATTGTGCTTAACCATCCTGGTCAAATCTCAAACGGTTACACACCAGTCTTGGATTGCCACACTGCCCACATTGCCTGCAAATTTGCAGAAATCAAAGAAAAAGTTGACCGTCGTACTGGTAAATCTACTGAAGTCAACCCAAAATCCATCAAGTCTGGAGATGCAGCCATTGTCAACTTGGTACCTTCCAAGCCTCTATGTGTAGAGTCCTTCCAGGAATTCCCACCCCTCGGTCGTTTTGCTGTCCGTGACATGAGGCAGACAGTTGCTGTCGGAGTCATCAAGGCTGTCAACTTCAAGGAGGCTGGTGGTGGCAAGGTCACTAAAGCTGCCGAAAAGGCCACCAAGGGCAAGAAGTAG
- a CDS encoding RHS repeat domain-containing protein — protein sequence MGADHKKNNPGHPLGATGQQRPAIGDANACKLCPAKGGTAHSISFATGAETFTHLDFVLDAPLPIEWSGTYRSQLTAYDRGNFGARWLTPYSTRIDVLGQGKPTALLYHAADGRSHRYPWLGVGQRHHDPVEQITLTRMSATLLTLDFGKPLPYGEPSPWRESYELVDTVRAKVADLGKEHFRLIALHSRDGAALGLRYDHVVASGPYAGEEVLSDIISKQGETIVAHAGTQIDPGSGCIRALWEIKDGKLLRQLAAYDYDEHGDLTRAQDENGAAWQYQYDRHHVTRYTDRTGRGMNLAYDTSIDSGPHAKAIREWLDDGSYDTRLEWNKNIRLTYVLDALGHETRQNFFTMLSSTMRF from the coding sequence ATGGGTGCGGATCACAAGAAGAACAACCCCGGGCACCCGCTCGGCGCTACCGGCCAACAGCGCCCGGCCATCGGCGATGCCAATGCCTGCAAGCTGTGCCCTGCAAAAGGCGGCACCGCGCACTCGATCAGCTTCGCCACCGGCGCCGAGACTTTCACCCACCTTGACTTCGTTCTGGATGCACCGCTTCCTATCGAATGGAGCGGCACCTACCGCAGCCAATTGACCGCCTATGACCGCGGCAACTTCGGCGCGCGCTGGCTCACTCCGTACAGTACCCGTATCGACGTCCTCGGCCAGGGAAAGCCCACCGCCCTGCTCTATCACGCTGCCGATGGTCGCAGTCACCGTTACCCCTGGCTGGGCGTTGGCCAGCGGCACCACGATCCGGTCGAGCAAATCACGCTCACCCGCATGAGCGCTACCCTGCTCACGCTCGACTTCGGCAAGCCTTTACCATACGGCGAACCCAGCCCCTGGCGCGAGTCCTACGAGCTGGTCGACACGGTGCGCGCCAAGGTAGCCGACTTGGGCAAGGAGCATTTCCGGCTGATCGCGCTGCATTCCCGCGACGGCGCCGCACTCGGCCTGCGTTACGACCACGTTGTCGCCAGTGGTCCGTACGCTGGCGAAGAAGTGCTCAGCGACATCATCAGCAAGCAGGGCGAGACCATCGTAGCCCATGCCGGTACCCAGATCGATCCTGGTAGCGGCTGCATCCGCGCGCTGTGGGAAATCAAGGATGGCAAGCTGCTGCGCCAGCTCGCTGCCTATGACTACGACGAGCACGGCGACCTGACCCGCGCCCAGGACGAAAACGGCGCCGCCTGGCAGTACCAGTATGACCGCCACCACGTCACCCGCTATACGGACCGCACTGGGCGCGGCATGAACCTCGCCTACGACACCAGCATCGACAGCGGGCCACACGCCAAAGCGATCCGCGAGTGGCTTGATGACGGCAGCTACGACACCCGGCTCGAGTGGAACAAGAACATTCGCCTGACCTACGTCCTCGATGCGCTTGGCCACGAGACCCGCCAGAACTTCTTTACTATGCTGAGCAGTACAATGAGATTCTGA